The Pithys albifrons albifrons isolate INPA30051 chromosome 13, PitAlb_v1, whole genome shotgun sequence genome has a segment encoding these proteins:
- the CTXND1 gene encoding cortexin domain-containing 1 protein: MEGPTPEPVYVDVDKGLTLACFVFLCLFLIVMIIRCAKVIMDPYSAIPTSTWEEQHLDD, from the coding sequence ATGGAGGGACCAACCCCAGAGCCCGTGTATGTTGACGTGGACAAGGGACTGACATTAGCATGTTTTGTCTTCCTCTGTCTCTTCCTGATTGTGATGATTATTCGCTGTGCAAAAGTCATCATGGACCCTTACAGTGCCATCCCAACATCCACATGGGAGGAGCAGCATCTGGATGACTGA